A stretch of the Chondrinema litorale genome encodes the following:
- a CDS encoding outer membrane beta-barrel protein, which translates to MVTIIKKQLQVLTLAFKISVLALLFFCGVYNLSFAQQFRFGLAYSTELNENSTQFVNNNYIANLNNQNAGISIERVWRNNFSINTGIYYSQYKFDATLPIYLANFVDMDNCIECNYYVLPKEYKTTYVEVPLTTRYYFLNKQLLAFAEAGIINNFLLSGTYMDEKNYFLNGVGGLGVGIKLMHNWYLESSLKYSNQITTIYEEESYKNKLLRLEFGLKREF; encoded by the coding sequence ATGGTTACGATTATTAAAAAACAACTACAAGTACTAACCCTAGCATTTAAGATTAGCGTACTAGCTTTACTGTTCTTTTGTGGAGTTTATAATTTGTCTTTTGCGCAGCAATTCAGGTTTGGCTTAGCATATTCTACAGAGCTAAATGAAAATTCAACCCAATTTGTAAATAATAATTATATAGCTAATTTAAATAACCAGAATGCAGGTATAAGTATAGAAAGAGTTTGGCGAAATAACTTTTCTATCAATACTGGCATCTATTATTCCCAGTATAAATTCGATGCTACATTACCCATTTACTTGGCTAACTTTGTGGACATGGATAACTGTATAGAATGTAACTATTATGTTCTTCCCAAAGAATATAAAACAACTTATGTAGAAGTACCACTTACCACTAGGTATTATTTCTTAAATAAGCAGCTCTTAGCTTTTGCAGAAGCGGGAATCATCAATAATTTTTTATTGTCTGGTACTTATATGGATGAGAAAAATTACTTTCTTAATGGTGTTGGAGGTTTAGGTGTAGGTATTAAACTCATGCACAACTGGTATTTAGAAAGCTCACTTAAATATTCGAACCAGATTACCACCATTTACGAAGAAGAATCATACAAAAATAAGCTATTAAGGCTCGAATTTGGCTTAAAAAGAGAGTTTTAG
- a CDS encoding DUF5686 and carboxypeptidase regulatory-like domain-containing protein yields the protein MALIYLRLKSSEPVITGFLLLIILYANAHKVQAQGIKGTVRNDKQEPIPFVNIFFKQLQNGTTTNFNGEYFFTTNPGIYDVVFSAVGFETKTLQLTIGDEILEENVWLETSSTELEEIIIKSKRKDPAYEIIQFVIDNKKNNLTSVQSFKSQLYVKATETMDVKKKNDKEAVSVEVASIPEDPFEAERQKQLSTQNLNMLEIELELNYEYPNKFKEIRNGFKAYGNTSGLFIPQFSETDFNFYQNMVELKGIAEAPLISPLSRTSILSYKYKLKDILKENGQVVYKIEVIPRKSGNSTCEGFLYINDGLWNINRLHLELNKGGLKIYDKFELKQDYKPVEDSVWTPYRQEFIYESRANKSKTFKGNTIIHQKSYQKDFDFPPKFFGNEVSLTTIEAYQKDSTYWNNSRPEALTIEQQKAVLYRDSVEAVINSKEYKDSVQAAYNKITLGEVLIHGIGFRNMEKKTDIYITSLTNLINFEVVGGFRFGPYASFFKRWENGKMMRISGSANFGVRNVDLQGNSRFWMRYNPHKLADFYFSGGRSFYSVNPFDAYLNLLKTSSYYLNDHFQVGHNFELFNGFYIHTGAMFNNRQSLDGYDVTSVINEVIDEEEPIVFKDYQALITELKFSYTPFQRYTTEPNQKVILGSKFPTFSILYKKGWNGFASSDIDFDYVEAGISQNLIFGMLGNSKYTVQAGKFLNTKGLEYIDLKRFRQSDPYLYSNPLHSFQLLDTSLVANGIFLEAHHIHHFNGALINNIPLIKKLQLRAVAGAGALWIKESNYRHEEIFGGVERVFKLGARRRLRLGVYGVLSESSKTGANTGFKISFDIIDTWKKDWSY from the coding sequence TTGGCACTGATCTATCTCCGACTCAAAAGCTCAGAACCAGTGATTACTGGTTTTCTATTGCTTATTATTTTATATGCTAATGCTCACAAAGTACAAGCACAAGGCATAAAAGGTACTGTTAGAAACGATAAACAGGAACCTATTCCTTTTGTAAATATCTTTTTTAAACAATTACAAAATGGAACAACCACCAACTTTAATGGTGAGTATTTTTTTACCACAAATCCCGGCATTTACGATGTAGTTTTCTCAGCGGTGGGTTTTGAAACTAAAACCCTACAGCTAACAATAGGCGATGAAATTCTCGAAGAAAATGTATGGCTAGAAACCTCTAGCACTGAGTTAGAAGAGATTATTATTAAATCTAAAAGAAAAGACCCTGCCTATGAGATTATCCAGTTTGTGATTGACAACAAGAAAAATAATCTCACAAGTGTACAGAGTTTTAAAAGTCAGCTTTATGTAAAGGCAACTGAGACCATGGATGTGAAGAAGAAAAATGATAAAGAAGCTGTTTCGGTTGAAGTTGCCAGTATTCCAGAAGATCCTTTTGAAGCTGAACGGCAAAAGCAGCTTTCTACTCAAAACCTCAATATGCTCGAAATTGAACTTGAGTTAAATTATGAGTACCCCAACAAATTCAAGGAAATTAGGAATGGTTTTAAAGCATATGGAAATACCTCTGGGCTTTTTATTCCGCAATTTAGTGAAACAGATTTCAATTTTTATCAGAATATGGTGGAGCTTAAAGGCATTGCCGAAGCCCCTTTAATTTCTCCTCTGAGCCGGACTTCCATTCTTTCATACAAATACAAACTCAAAGATATTTTAAAAGAAAATGGACAGGTTGTTTATAAAATTGAAGTAATTCCTAGAAAATCTGGTAATTCTACATGCGAAGGTTTTTTGTACATAAACGATGGCTTATGGAACATAAACAGGTTACATTTGGAACTGAATAAAGGCGGACTGAAGATTTATGATAAGTTTGAGTTGAAACAAGACTATAAGCCTGTAGAAGATAGTGTGTGGACACCTTACCGACAGGAGTTTATCTATGAAAGCCGAGCGAACAAAAGCAAAACATTTAAGGGAAATACCATTATACATCAGAAATCGTATCAAAAAGATTTTGACTTCCCTCCCAAGTTTTTTGGTAATGAGGTGTCTTTAACTACCATAGAAGCTTACCAAAAAGACTCGACTTACTGGAACAATTCTCGGCCAGAAGCACTCACCATTGAACAACAAAAAGCAGTACTTTACAGAGATAGTGTTGAAGCTGTAATAAACAGTAAAGAATACAAAGATTCGGTGCAAGCAGCCTATAATAAAATTACTTTGGGTGAGGTGCTTATCCATGGAATAGGCTTTAGAAACATGGAAAAGAAAACCGATATATATATTACTTCTTTAACCAATTTGATCAACTTTGAAGTAGTTGGAGGTTTTCGATTCGGCCCATATGCATCCTTTTTTAAGCGGTGGGAAAATGGCAAAATGATGAGAATTAGTGGTAGCGCCAACTTTGGAGTGAGAAATGTAGATTTACAGGGAAACTCAAGATTTTGGATGCGGTATAACCCACATAAATTAGCCGATTTCTATTTTTCTGGTGGAAGATCTTTTTACTCTGTAAATCCTTTTGATGCATACTTGAATCTGTTAAAAACTTCTAGTTACTATCTAAACGATCATTTTCAAGTGGGGCATAATTTCGAATTGTTTAACGGTTTCTACATACATACTGGAGCAATGTTTAACAACAGGCAATCACTAGATGGTTATGATGTAACTTCTGTGATTAATGAAGTAATAGATGAAGAAGAACCAATTGTTTTTAAAGATTATCAGGCTTTAATCACTGAACTTAAGTTTTCGTACACGCCATTTCAGCGATATACCACAGAGCCAAATCAGAAAGTAATACTGGGAAGCAAGTTTCCTACTTTTAGCATTTTGTACAAAAAAGGTTGGAATGGATTTGCTAGTAGCGATATCGATTTTGATTATGTGGAAGCCGGTATTTCTCAAAATCTTATTTTTGGTATGCTAGGTAATTCTAAATACACTGTGCAGGCTGGCAAATTTTTAAATACCAAAGGTTTGGAGTATATCGACCTTAAAAGATTTAGGCAGTCTGATCCATATCTTTACTCTAATCCATTGCATTCATTTCAGTTGTTAGATACTTCACTGGTTGCTAATGGAATTTTTTTAGAAGCTCATCATATCCACCATTTTAACGGAGCTTTAATTAACAATATCCCTTTAATTAAAAAACTGCAACTAAGGGCTGTTGCCGGAGCTGGTGCTTTGTGGATTAAGGAAAGTAATTACCGACACGAAGAAATTTTTGGAGGTGTAGAACGTGTCTTTAAACTTGGTGCAAGAAGAAGACTAAGATTAGGCGTGTACGGTGTGTTATCGGAGTCTAGTAAAACTGGTGCAAATACTGGTTTTAAAATCTCTTTCGATATAATAGATACATGGAAAAAAGACTGGTCATATTAG
- a CDS encoding helix-turn-helix transcriptional regulator, with the protein MNIHRYLPSERLKPYIQSYLVIESLEAIQNKILPEGALVMAFSIKGKITFYDTDKELSLSEIAITGIRKQSRIINYAKNSATLLVKFTSTGASAFFKNPLNELANKTTSVTDIFSKEEIDFIQEKLCEASSFRESIQILETWLCSLLKNEKIDYLVQEAARLITHSKGQIRIGELYPTLNTSKDPLEKRFRKITGTSPKQFADLLRLRSILSDYSKTNSLTELAYLNGFYDQAHFSKYFKYTTGNTPRVFFKNPRYW; encoded by the coding sequence ATGAACATCCATCGCTATTTGCCTTCCGAAAGATTAAAACCTTATATACAGTCTTACTTGGTTATAGAAAGTTTAGAAGCTATACAGAATAAAATATTGCCTGAGGGAGCTTTGGTTATGGCTTTTTCCATCAAGGGTAAAATCACATTTTATGATACTGATAAAGAGCTAAGCTTGTCAGAGATTGCTATCACTGGAATTAGAAAACAATCCCGCATAATTAATTATGCGAAGAACTCAGCAACACTACTAGTTAAATTTACTTCAACTGGTGCCTCAGCATTTTTTAAAAACCCATTAAATGAATTGGCTAATAAAACCACTTCGGTAACAGATATATTCTCTAAAGAGGAAATTGATTTTATTCAAGAGAAATTATGTGAAGCAAGTAGTTTTAGAGAATCCATTCAAATTTTAGAGACTTGGCTTTGTTCACTTCTTAAAAATGAAAAGATAGATTATTTAGTCCAAGAAGCTGCTAGACTTATAACACACTCAAAAGGGCAAATTAGAATAGGTGAACTTTATCCAACATTAAATACAAGTAAAGATCCATTAGAAAAAAGATTTAGAAAAATAACTGGCACTTCTCCAAAGCAGTTTGCTGACTTACTCAGGCTAAGAAGTATTCTATCAGATTACTCAAAAACCAACTCTCTTACCGAGCTTGCTTACCTTAATGGCTTTTATGATCAGGCTCATTTTTCAAAATATTTTAAGTATACAACAGGTAACACTCCGAGAGTTTTCTTTAAAAATCCGCGCTACTGGTAA
- a CDS encoding cache domain-containing protein, whose product MLVAVLLVSIFSIYSIINKEEKEIESFREKEFETTKTNLKNIVDIAYGMVDYIHKNTDNNSYDAWFANSADSTLKLDGEVQTMMIEEVKKQLQSIRFDNGEGYFWITDTKLPYPTMIMHAAKPQNAGKIMDSQKYNVVKDKIGKNLYQERVETVLENGAAFVEYIMNKPGTDEIENKISYSRLHPELNWVISSGLYTDSIHLAVEQKRAEMKNLVWAVVLKVIVVSLLFLIIGIALSIYFSNDLTKAILEVRNRLKDLSLGKEVSTFETKRKDEVGDMVASLNALVVGVQSYTDFSREIGKGNLEKSFTPLSDNDVLGNSLVAMRDELIIAAKENDVRNWINEGFAKSATLLRQFTDDIDAWYFSIIEFVVNYMDANQGGIFALDNEDQFIELRACLAYNRQKFQQKKIGLNEGLVGRCVMEKKTIYMTQLPDTYITITSGLGEASPTSLILIPLKHNENVVGVIELAFFKNLESHQIEFLEKIGESIASSVISNKNSEKTKLLLEKSQQQAEELRATEEEMRQNNEELVATQEEIKRRGDELEKLLKQQQEKEQALVEIKSKYEDVVDQGNE is encoded by the coding sequence ATGTTAGTAGCAGTATTGCTTGTGAGTATTTTTTCTATCTATTCAATTATTAATAAAGAAGAAAAAGAGATTGAATCTTTTCGTGAGAAAGAATTTGAAACAACAAAGACAAACCTTAAAAATATAGTCGATATTGCTTATGGCATGGTAGATTATATTCATAAAAATACAGATAATAATAGTTACGATGCTTGGTTTGCAAATTCTGCTGATTCTACATTGAAGTTAGATGGAGAAGTACAAACAATGATGATTGAAGAAGTAAAAAAACAGCTTCAGTCAATCAGGTTTGATAATGGAGAAGGATATTTTTGGATAACAGACACCAAACTACCTTATCCAACCATGATTATGCATGCTGCAAAACCCCAAAATGCAGGTAAAATTATGGATAGTCAAAAATATAATGTGGTTAAAGATAAAATTGGAAAAAACCTTTATCAAGAAAGAGTAGAAACGGTTTTGGAAAATGGTGCTGCATTTGTTGAATACATCATGAATAAGCCAGGTACAGATGAAATTGAAAACAAGATTTCTTATTCCCGACTACATCCCGAACTAAACTGGGTAATATCTTCTGGTTTATACACAGATTCTATCCATTTAGCTGTAGAGCAGAAAAGGGCTGAGATGAAAAATCTGGTTTGGGCTGTGGTATTAAAAGTGATTGTGGTATCTCTGCTATTTTTAATTATTGGAATTGCCTTATCTATCTACTTTAGTAATGATTTAACAAAAGCCATTCTTGAAGTTAGAAATAGATTAAAAGACCTTTCTTTGGGCAAAGAAGTATCAACCTTTGAAACCAAAAGAAAAGATGAGGTGGGAGATATGGTAGCATCGCTTAATGCATTGGTAGTAGGTGTACAATCATATACTGATTTTTCGAGAGAAATAGGAAAAGGGAACCTAGAAAAATCGTTTACTCCTTTAAGCGATAATGATGTTTTGGGAAACTCTTTAGTGGCAATGCGTGATGAGTTGATTATAGCAGCTAAAGAGAATGATGTTAGAAACTGGATTAATGAAGGTTTTGCCAAAAGTGCGACATTGTTGCGTCAATTTACAGATGACATTGATGCTTGGTACTTCTCAATCATAGAGTTTGTAGTAAACTATATGGATGCAAACCAAGGTGGGATTTTCGCATTAGATAACGAAGATCAATTTATAGAATTAAGAGCTTGTCTTGCTTACAACAGACAAAAGTTTCAACAGAAGAAAATTGGATTAAACGAAGGTTTGGTGGGTAGATGTGTCATGGAAAAGAAAACCATTTACATGACACAATTACCAGATACTTATATCACGATAACTTCTGGTTTGGGTGAGGCAAGTCCGACATCACTTATTCTTATTCCTCTTAAGCATAATGAAAATGTAGTGGGTGTGATTGAATTGGCATTTTTTAAGAATCTGGAAAGCCACCAAATAGAGTTTTTAGAGAAGATAGGTGAGTCTATAGCATCTTCTGTTATAAGCAATAAAAATTCAGAAAAAACAAAACTGTTGTTAGAAAAGTCGCAACAACAGGCGGAAGAATTAAGGGCAACTGAAGAAGAGATGAGACAAAATAATGAGGAACTGGTTGCTACACAAGAAGAAATTAAACGTAGAGGAGATGAGCTTGAAAAGTTGTTGAAACAGCAACAAGAAAAGGAACAAGCATTGGTAGAGATTAAAAGCAAGTACGAAGATGTTGTTGATCAAGGTAATGAGTAA
- a CDS encoding alginate export family protein, producing the protein MKHLLITLLLFTFFISSNVYAQLSFSGEFRPRAQYRHGWRNLPEKDQDPAVFIGQRTRLNLGYKQSDLVTFKVSLQDVRVWGDQSQLVDEANIGVFEAWADLKVANRLRFKLGRQELNYDDGYLLGTLNWREAGRSHDIGILKFQDSTFSAHLAYAYNQNKSTEANTIYTNNYYKSMQYLWLSKELGKAKISLIFLNRGLQKGDTTVKYSQTIGTNTKIKFGKKLHLTGIYYHQLGKDTLNRKVDAYMASLKLKYDLTRKTKITVGTDILSGTDASDLGGNTNNTFDILYGFRHRHFGNMDYFYLGYTPVSGLRDIMLKFEHKVSDKVKANLDFHGFYGNADVINPSSIDGEIMNSKLGNEIDFTLTYKPSDLIKVRGGYSQMFGTETLEVIKGKGDSDAFANWAWFEISVTPNFLN; encoded by the coding sequence TTGAAACATTTACTTATCACACTTCTATTATTTACTTTCTTTATTTCCAGTAATGTATATGCACAATTAAGTTTTTCTGGAGAGTTCAGACCACGTGCACAATACAGACATGGCTGGAGAAATTTACCAGAAAAAGATCAGGATCCGGCTGTATTTATAGGACAGAGAACAAGATTAAATCTCGGTTATAAGCAAAGCGACCTTGTTACTTTTAAGGTTTCGTTACAAGATGTAAGAGTATGGGGAGATCAGTCTCAATTGGTAGACGAGGCGAACATTGGGGTTTTTGAGGCTTGGGCAGATCTAAAAGTTGCAAATAGATTAAGATTCAAACTTGGTAGACAAGAATTGAATTACGACGATGGTTATTTGTTAGGCACACTTAACTGGAGAGAAGCAGGCAGAAGCCACGACATTGGAATTTTAAAATTTCAGGATTCAACTTTTTCTGCACACCTTGCCTATGCATATAACCAGAATAAATCTACCGAAGCGAACACTATATACACAAACAATTACTATAAATCTATGCAGTATTTGTGGTTGAGCAAGGAGTTGGGTAAGGCAAAAATATCATTAATCTTTTTAAACAGAGGTTTACAAAAAGGAGATACTACTGTAAAATATTCTCAGACAATAGGTACCAATACCAAGATTAAGTTTGGCAAAAAACTACATTTAACAGGTATATACTATCACCAGTTGGGGAAAGACACCCTAAACAGAAAAGTAGATGCGTACATGGCATCATTAAAATTGAAGTATGACCTTACTAGAAAGACCAAAATAACAGTAGGAACCGATATTCTTTCAGGCACAGATGCTTCTGATTTGGGTGGAAATACCAATAATACTTTTGATATTTTATATGGTTTCAGACACAGGCATTTTGGTAACATGGATTATTTCTATTTGGGTTATACTCCTGTTTCTGGGCTTAGAGATATTATGTTAAAGTTCGAACATAAAGTGAGCGATAAGGTAAAGGCAAATCTCGATTTCCATGGATTTTATGGCAATGCAGATGTTATAAACCCGAGCTCGATTGATGGAGAAATAATGAATAGTAAACTGGGTAACGAAATAGATTTTACTCTTACCTACAAACCTTCTGATCTTATCAAAGTGAGAGGTGGTTATTCTCAGATGTTTGGAACCGAAACGCTTGAAGTTATTAAAGGAAAAGGAGACAGTGATGCATTTGCTAACTGGGCATGGTTTGAGATTTCTGTTACTCCTAACTTCTTGAATTAA
- the fabF gene encoding beta-ketoacyl-ACP synthase II: MSEKRVVITGLGAVTPLGNSVKTFWQNAISSKSGAGRISKFNIDNFKTQFACEVKDYDPTKYLDRNEIKRSDLFTSYALYAATEAMQNSGIEVNKLSSPFDIGVIWGSGQGGMNTFEEEVKNYTNNNYQPRFNPFFIPKLITNMASGMISMKFGLMGINYTSVSACATSNSAIMDAFNYIKLGKAKVFVTGGSESPITEASIGGFNAMRALSKRNESPEAASRPFDTERDGFVMGEGAGALIVEEYEHAKKRGAKIYAEIIGASMTADAYHMTATHPEGLGASKAMDLALEEANISSDEVDYLNAHATSTPVGDISEIKAVLKTFGNNPQNLKISATKSMTGHLLGAAGAIEAILCIKSINNNLIPATINTENIDPEIPGNLNIVTKEARESKVNIAMSNTFGFGGHNSTVIFKAVE, from the coding sequence ATGAGTGAAAAAAGAGTAGTTATTACAGGTTTAGGAGCAGTTACTCCTTTGGGTAATTCAGTAAAAACTTTTTGGCAAAATGCTATTAGCAGTAAGAGTGGAGCTGGAAGAATATCTAAGTTCAATATAGATAATTTTAAAACTCAGTTTGCTTGCGAGGTGAAAGATTACGACCCAACTAAATATTTGGATAGAAATGAGATAAAAAGATCAGACTTGTTTACTTCTTATGCACTATATGCGGCGACAGAAGCTATGCAGAATTCAGGAATAGAAGTTAACAAATTATCTTCTCCATTTGATATTGGCGTAATTTGGGGTTCTGGTCAAGGAGGTATGAATACTTTCGAAGAAGAGGTAAAGAATTATACCAATAACAATTATCAGCCTCGATTCAATCCTTTCTTTATTCCTAAGCTAATTACCAATATGGCATCTGGAATGATTTCTATGAAGTTTGGTCTTATGGGTATTAACTACACTTCTGTTTCTGCTTGTGCAACCTCTAATTCAGCGATTATGGATGCCTTTAATTACATAAAATTAGGTAAGGCAAAAGTATTTGTTACGGGAGGTTCAGAGTCACCAATTACAGAAGCTTCTATTGGTGGTTTTAATGCAATGCGTGCTTTATCTAAAAGGAATGAGTCTCCCGAAGCAGCATCAAGACCATTTGATACTGAAAGAGATGGCTTTGTAATGGGTGAAGGTGCAGGTGCTTTAATTGTAGAGGAATATGAGCATGCCAAAAAGCGTGGGGCAAAAATCTATGCTGAAATTATTGGTGCTTCTATGACGGCTGATGCTTATCACATGACTGCTACACATCCTGAAGGTTTGGGAGCATCAAAAGCAATGGATTTGGCTTTGGAAGAAGCAAATATTTCTTCTGATGAGGTGGATTATTTAAATGCCCATGCTACATCGACACCTGTTGGAGATATAAGTGAGATTAAAGCGGTGCTTAAAACCTTTGGTAACAATCCCCAAAATCTAAAAATTAGTGCTACAAAATCTATGACAGGCCATTTACTGGGAGCAGCAGGTGCTATTGAAGCAATCCTTTGTATTAAATCTATCAACAACAATCTCATCCCTGCAACCATAAATACTGAAAATATTGACCCTGAGATTCCAGGTAATTTAAACATAGTTACCAAAGAGGCTAGAGAAAGTAAAGTGAATATCGCGATGAGTAATACCTTTGGTTTCGGTGGGCATAATTCAACAGTGATATTTAAAGCAGTTGAGTAA
- a CDS encoding TetR/AcrR family transcriptional regulator: MSDTREEILNLAEDLIRTKGYNAFSYRDISVPLNIKNAAIHYHFNSKADLGKAIINRTRQNLIKESNLWKDLSPVEQLNKFISIYEQRLLRNQICFMGALGPSYETLPEQMQIELTQASKEIRAYLRNVLQRGLDIGSFNFTDTVSEKADMIIASLLSSLILTRVTKENIFAQIRNTILKGV, translated from the coding sequence ATGAGTGATACACGAGAAGAGATATTAAACCTTGCAGAAGATCTTATTAGAACTAAAGGCTACAATGCTTTTAGTTATAGAGATATATCTGTCCCATTAAATATTAAAAATGCAGCAATTCATTATCACTTTAATTCTAAGGCTGATCTAGGTAAAGCGATTATCAATAGAACGAGGCAAAACTTGATAAAAGAAAGCAACCTCTGGAAAGATTTATCACCAGTTGAGCAGCTTAATAAGTTTATATCTATTTATGAGCAAAGGTTGTTGAGAAATCAGATTTGCTTTATGGGAGCCTTAGGTCCATCATACGAAACTTTGCCTGAGCAAATGCAAATAGAATTAACTCAGGCTAGTAAAGAAATAAGGGCTTATCTAAGAAATGTTTTACAAAGAGGTCTTGATATTGGTTCTTTTAATTTTACTGATACAGTAAGCGAAAAGGCAGATATGATTATTGCATCTCTATTGTCTTCGTTGATTTTAACAAGGGTGACTAAAGAAAATATTTTTGCACAAATTAGAAATACAATTTTAAAAGGAGTATAA
- a CDS encoding STAS/SEC14 domain-containing protein codes for MKLLIEHERADLSFNEDTNSIELVWKKFQNEEVYKMMFIKGIEYLHELGATGWLSDIRKEGVVGPATSTWLQTEIIPKAIAFGLTKIAVVMDKDVFKDFYVKGIEKTVGTCTMKYFDSKEEADKWLKQDLIQVF; via the coding sequence ATGAAGTTATTAATTGAACACGAAAGAGCTGATCTTAGCTTCAACGAAGACACTAATTCGATAGAATTAGTATGGAAGAAATTCCAAAATGAAGAAGTTTATAAGATGATGTTTATAAAAGGCATCGAATATTTGCATGAATTAGGTGCTACTGGCTGGTTATCAGATATTAGGAAAGAAGGTGTGGTTGGTCCGGCAACATCGACTTGGCTACAGACAGAAATAATACCTAAAGCAATTGCTTTTGGACTTACCAAAATTGCTGTAGTTATGGATAAAGATGTTTTTAAAGATTTCTATGTAAAAGGAATTGAAAAAACAGTGGGTACATGTACTATGAAATATTTCGATTCTAAAGAAGAAGCAGATAAATGGTTGAAACAAGATTTAATTCAAGTTTTTTGA
- a CDS encoding sugar phosphate isomerase/epimerase family protein — MLGFSGSGYFGRTPKEVKQILDDNGLKTPSVHTDLDTLQTQMGKLGEAAETLGFTYVVLPAIPDDKRKNLDDYKKIAEDFNKIGEEAKKVGIKFGYHNHGYGISEMEGKVPLKLILEETDPDLVFFEMDIYWTTAGGIDPVELLEAYPKRYKMMHVKDMKEKKRFSGDGNDMSQWMELFPYMTTAGDGVMEIEEIIAKGKKAGVKHFFVEQDLVIEPEVALKKSIDFLKKLS; from the coding sequence ATGTTAGGCTTTAGTGGCAGCGGATATTTTGGTCGCACTCCGAAAGAAGTAAAGCAAATACTGGATGATAATGGGCTGAAAACTCCTTCTGTACATACCGATTTAGATACACTTCAAACACAAATGGGCAAGTTGGGAGAAGCAGCTGAAACACTTGGTTTTACTTATGTAGTTTTACCTGCAATTCCAGATGATAAAAGAAAGAACCTAGACGATTATAAAAAAATAGCTGAAGATTTTAATAAGATAGGCGAAGAAGCTAAAAAGGTGGGTATCAAATTCGGTTACCATAATCATGGATATGGAATTTCTGAAATGGAAGGCAAAGTACCACTCAAACTGATTCTCGAAGAGACTGATCCTGATTTGGTATTTTTTGAAATGGATATTTACTGGACTACAGCCGGTGGAATTGATCCTGTTGAATTATTAGAAGCATATCCTAAACGTTATAAAATGATGCATGTAAAGGATATGAAAGAGAAAAAACGATTTTCGGGAGATGGTAATGATATGAGCCAGTGGATGGAGTTATTTCCTTACATGACTACAGCCGGAGATGGGGTAATGGAGATAGAAGAAATTATAGCAAAAGGTAAAAAAGCTGGCGTAAAACACTTTTTTGTTGAACAGGATTTAGTAATTGAACCAGAGGTTGCTCTCAAAAAAAGTATAGATTTCCTTAAAAAACTATCTTGA
- a CDS encoding IS1595 family transposase, translating into MEASKLPFRYWFVAIWLMGCSKKGSSACNVQRQLNHKRYEPIWAMMHKIRSAMGQRDNHYLLGGNIEVDEGFFETLVPEGQKEEERKRGRGSQKQTMAMVFAQTEVVLQPKKHRPSKRCKYFKMAVCADFTVETARNTITRHVAQNAKMITDGYSTYQSLTGEFEMDVEKVPSKQAHIKLPWVHTAIGNAKKVLQGIYQHTRPGYLQNYLDEFCYKLNRRYFENDIFDRILIACTLT; encoded by the coding sequence ATGGAAGCTTCCAAACTTCCGTTTCGCTACTGGTTCGTTGCTATCTGGCTGATGGGCTGTAGCAAGAAAGGTTCTTCTGCCTGTAATGTGCAGAGGCAGCTCAATCATAAGCGCTATGAACCTATCTGGGCAATGATGCACAAAATACGCTCTGCGATGGGCCAACGGGACAACCACTACTTGCTGGGAGGCAATATTGAGGTAGACGAAGGGTTCTTTGAAACACTAGTACCCGAGGGGCAGAAGGAAGAGGAGAGAAAGCGGGGAAGGGGGAGCCAGAAGCAGACCATGGCGATGGTCTTTGCACAGACAGAGGTGGTGCTACAGCCTAAAAAACACCGCCCTTCTAAAAGGTGCAAGTATTTCAAAATGGCTGTATGCGCTGATTTTACAGTAGAAACTGCTAGAAATACGATTACCCGGCATGTTGCCCAGAATGCCAAGATGATTACAGATGGCTATTCAACCTATCAGTCACTGACAGGAGAGTTCGAGATGGATGTGGAAAAAGTGCCCTCAAAACAGGCCCATATCAAACTACCTTGGGTACATACAGCCATTGGGAATGCAAAGAAAGTCCTACAAGGGATATATCAGCATACAAGGCCAGGGTATCTACAGAATTATCTAGATGAGTTCTGTTACAAACTCAATAGAAGATACTTTGAAAATGATATTTTTGACAGAATATTAATTGCTTGTACGCTCACTTGA